A region of the Thiomicrorhabdus sp. genome:
ACCGATGATGTCGAATTTTCGCCAGAAGATGCTGGTCGTTCAGATGTGGATTTTTTATGCCGAGTAATCGAAGCGGTTATTGATGCTGGTGCCACTACCATCAATATTCCAGATACAGTCGGTTATAACGTTCCACATCAATTTGGTAAACTGTTTAAACAGCTGCTAGAGCGAATTCCTAATTCAGATAAAGCAATCTTTTCAGCTCATTGTCATAACGATTTAGGTTTGGCTGCTGCAAACTCTTTAGCGGCAGTAAGAAATGGTGCAAGACAGATCGAGTGCACTATAAACGGCCTAGGTGAACGTGCTGGTAATACGGCACTAGAAGAGGTTGTTATGGCGATAAAAACTCGCCAAGATATTTTTGAAGTGGATACTCGTATTAATACACGTGAGATATTAGCCGCTTCAAGATTGGTTTCAAATATTACCGGTTTTGCTGTTCAGCCGAATAAGGCGATTGTTGGGGCAAATGCCTTTGCTCATGAATCAGGTATTCATCAAGATGGTGTGCTTAAACATCGTGAAACCTATGAGATTATGCGTGCCGAAGATGTTGGCTGGAGCACCAATAAAATGGTAATGGGTAAGCATTCAGGTCGTAATGCGTTTAAAACTCGTCTTGAAGAATTAGGTATAGATTTTGAAACCGAGCAAGAACTGAATGAAGCTTTTGTTAGTTTTAAGGAGTTAGCCGATCGTAAACATGAAATTTACGATGAAGATCTTCAGTCACTGGTAACGGATAATAATACTCAGCGTGTTGAAAATGAATCATATCGCTTAGTCTCTCTTAAAGCTTCTACGGAAACAGGAGAAAGTCCACAAGCCGAAGTTACAATTTGGACTAAAGGCAGTGAAGCTAGTGCTTTAGCATCGGGAAGCGGCGTGGTAGATGCTACCTTTAAAGCCATTGAATCCATAGTAGAATCGGGTTCTTCGTTGTTGCTTTACTCTGTAAGTAATGTAACAAATGGAACCGATTCATTAGGTGAGACTTCAGTGCGTCTTGAGAAGGGCGGGCGTATAGTTAATGGACAAGGTTCAGATACAGATATTGTTACTGCCTCTGCGAAAGCCTACATTAATGCCTTGAATAAACTTGAAACTGATGTTGGTAAAGAGCATCCTCAGGCTAGAGTTTAATGTTGGTTGAGTAATGTAGATATTTATGGCAAATATACACTTTTCAACAGACCTGTTTGATCAGATAGGTGGTACTAATTGGATTACCAGGCCTGGTAAATTTGAAAAAGAATCTTTAGAAAATATGGTAAATGATCTTAATAATCGTCAGTTACAGGATAAAACTGAAGAGATAGATTCAGCTGTTAAATATGAAGAACAAAACCTACATACCGATATTCCTATAAATGATTCAAGTGAAATATTGTCTGAAAATGAAGATGCTCTTTTAATTTCTAAAAGTGTTTTACCAATTATGCCTATAGTTGTTATCGGTGCTGGTTTAGAGAGCATTTGGCAAAACGAAGAGAGTCTCGCTTGGCAGCTTTGGCAAAATATTATGAAAGCTTTTGAATGGGATGAGGCCCATGTCGTGTTTTTTGATACTGAGCTGATTGTTACTGAAGATGCCATTTTTTCAACAATGGAAGAAGTTATAGAATTAGGCGTGGAGTGGGTTTTAAGCATGGACGAGGAGCATGAAATTTCTGAGCAGTTGTCAGAAGGCGTTCAAGTTGTTTCTGTTCCTGTGTTTGAATTAATGCTATCTGATCCTTATGCCAAACAAAGTTTCTACCACTCAATTATTGCTCTTAAACAGTATGTTTAAATAAAGCATGTTTAAACAAGTTATATTGTTTTTGTCGACCTAAAATTATGCCCAAGACCTTTGAATTTAATTATCTCCGTTTGATGGATGAATCTGATTTGAACCAGGTTTACGAAATTGAACAAAAGTCTTATGACTACCCATGGACCCTAAATGGCTTTGAAAAAAGCTTAGATCAAGGTTTGAATTACGTCTTTTGCGATGCAGACCATAAAATGCTTGGGTATTGTTGTATTCTTCCTGTTTTGGATGAAGCTCATGTTTTAAATATTTGCGTTGCTCCAAAGTTTCAAAAACAAGGCATCGCTAAGCAGGCCTTTTTAAGTATTCTTGATGGTTTAAAAGACCGTGATTTTAAAATTGTATTTTTAGAGGTGCGAGAGTCTAATTATCCAGCTCAATCACTGTATAAAAAATTAGGTTTTAGTGAGGATGGTATCAGAAAAGGATATTATCGATCTCAAGCTTGGGATGATGAAACGCAAAGTTTGATTGATGAAAAGGAAGATGCGATTTTAATGTCGTTTTCAATTAAATGAAGCCACAAAGAGCAGGGTAGTTCAACTTCGCTAATGAATATAGAAATCCTTAGCGAAGTTGTTGTATAAGAAAAAGCTAAAGAAAGTGTTATTTTCTCAGCTCGACTGGCACGGTTTTAGTTAAGGTCTGAGCCATCTCTTTATAGAGTTTTGGATTGGCAGCTAAAATATTACCGTGTGTTAAAAAGTTTGCACCGCCGTTGAAATCAGTTGCCAAACCTCCCGCTTCAGTAATAATTAATGAGCCTGCAGCAATATCCCATGGTTTTAAATTAAACTCCCAAAAACCATCTACACGGCCAGCGGCCACGTAAGCTAGATCAAGTGCCGCCGAACCTGCTCTACGAATGCCAGCCGTTGTGCTAATAAACTCTTTTAAACTCGCCATGTAAGCATCTAGATAGCTGAAATCATGATATGGAAAACCCGTAGCTAATAAAGCATTATTGAGTGTTTTTTGTTCTGAAACACGTATACGACGATTATTAATGAAAGCACCGCTTCCACGGCTTGCGGTAAACATTTCATCACGCACAGGGTCAAAAATGGCGGCATGCTGAATTTTACCTTTAACTTCTACCGCAATGGAAACTGAAAACTGTGGAAATTGATGAAGAAAGTTGGTTGTACCGTCTAATGGATCAATAATCCAACGAGTATCTGACTTTTTGCCTTTTTGATGTGACACGCCACTCTCTTCAGCAAGGATTTCATGGTCAGGATAGTATTTTTTAATAGTCTGGATGATGGTGTTTTCAGCTTCTTTATCCACTTCACTCACATAGTCGTTTTTGCCTTTGTACTCGATATTGAGTTGATCAATTCTGTCAAGATGATGAAGGATGTTGCCTCCTGCGGCTCTAGCGGCTTGAGTGGCGATATTTAGAAGTGGATGCATGGCGTGCCTTTGGTTTTTATTTGTGAGTGTGTTTAATTTCTTTATGAACGGGTAGAATACACGTTTATCAAATTAAATTTTAATGAAAATATTATAAACGGAAAAGAAAAATGATTGAAGATTACCGTCTTGATCCAGGGTTAGCAAAAATTAGAATTGTGCTGATCGAAACTTCACACCCTGGAAATATTGGCGGGATTGCTCGTGCCATGAAAAATATGGGGTTTAGTCAATTGGTATTGGTCAACCCTAAAGAGTTTCCTAGTCAAGTGGCTTCGGCAAGAGCATCAAGTGCAACTGATGTGTTAAATGATGCAAAAGTGGTAGCGACCCTGGATGAGGCTTTGCAAGGCACTAAATTGGTTGTAGGTGCGAGTGCACGTTTGCGTAAAGTGTCTTGGCCGCAACTTGATGTTAGAGAGACGGCTAAATTAGCTTTGGAAACCGTTGCAGAGGGTGAGGTTGCGTTGGTTTTTGGGCGAGAAGATTCAGGGCTTAGTAATGCGGAGATGGATAAGTGTCATTATTTGGCCCATATTCCAACTAATCCTACCTATAGCTCACTCAATATTGTAGCCGCTGTTCAGGTTTTTGCTTATGAATGTTTAATGGCAACGCAAATTGAATCGGTTCATCGTAAAGGTTATAGGCATAAGTTGGCGACTACCGAGCAATTAGAAGGGTTTTATGACCATCTATACCAGGCGTTGCAAGATATAGAGTTTTTAGATCCTGCTAAAAATGCTCGTTTTATGCGAAGAATGCGTCGATTATTTAATCGTTCTCAGCTAGATGTAAAAGAGATAGATATCCTTAGAGGAATTTTAACAGCGGCACAAAGGCAATCACTTAAATAATAAGTTAGAATTGATTGGTTTTTTAAAGTTTAGTATTGAGTTTAAAGGAGAACACATATTGTGTTTAAAAGATTAAGATCTGACATTAATTGTGTTTTTGACCGTGACCCTGCTGCACGCAATACATTTGAAGTTTTAACCACTTATCCTGGGTTACATGCCATTCTTTGGTATAGATTGGCTCACTGGTTTTGGAAGAAAAATCTTAAATGGTTGGCAAGGTTTATATCCGGGTTTGCAAGATGGTTTACAGGTATTGAAATTCATCCTGCGGCTACGATTGGTGAACGCTTTTTTATTGATCACGGTATGGGTGTGGTAATTGGTGAAACTGCCGAAATTGGTGATGACTGTACTTTGTATCATGGTGTGACTCTTGGTGGAACTTCATGGCAAAAAGGTAAGAGACATCCTACTTTAGGTAATGGCGTTGTTGTTGGAGCAGGTGCTAAAGTTTTGGGTCCTATTGAAATTGGTGATGGAGCACGCGTTGGTTCTAATGCGGTTGTAATAAAACCTGTTGGTGTTGGGGAGACTGTTGTTGGTATTCCTGGTCGTGTGGTGACTCAAAAGTCTGATGATGTGCAAGCAAAAAGAGCTAAGATGGCTGAAAAAATCGGTTTTGATGCTTATGGAGTTGGTCAAGAGATGGCTGATCCCGTAGAAAAAGCGATTTATAGTTTGTTAGATCATATTCAAGCTCAGGATGAAAAGTTGGAAAAATTAGCAAAATCTCTTGCTCAAATGGGTGGAGAGTCTATCGAAATGGATATGCCAGAATTAGATGATGTTGTTCTGGAGCCAAGTGACCCTGAGCAGATCGCGCATTTAAAGAAAAAACGTTCTAATTAAATATCTAATGTTTTAAGTCTTAATCAAGTATTAAGATGAAAGCGATTTAGAGTAATAATTCTTGAGTTAAATAGTAGGTTATTATAGAATTCTAATATACTATTCAACTGGATTTTATTGTTATGAAGTTAACATCTAAAGGACGTTATGCGGTTACCGCAATGATTGATATTGCACTAAATCAAGACAAAGGTGCAATTACTCTGTCATTAATTTCAGAGAGACAAGGTATTTCATTGTCATATCTAGAGCAATTGTTTGCAAAGTTAAAGAAAGCTGATTTAGTAACAAGTGCAAGAGGTCCAGGTGGTGGTTATCGACTAAGTCGTATCCCTGGAGATATTTCAATCAGTGAAATTATTCGTGCTGTTGATGAATCGGTTGATGCACGTAAATGTGGTGGTAAAGCAAATTGTCATGGTGGTGATGAGTGTTTATCGCATGAATTGTGGAGTGAATTAAGCACTACAATTGACAGTTTTCTAAAAAGCATTACACTTCAAAGTGTAATGGATAAGAAGCAATCCAATGTTAAAGAAATTGCATTTGGGTGAAATAGGGAAATAAAATGGCTGTAAATCTGACTGAATCTGCGTCTGACCGTGTTAAAAAAATGATTGATAAACGAGGTCATGGTATTGGTTTGCGTGTGGCAACTAAGGTTAGTGGTTGTGCTGGCTTCTCGTATGTAGTGGATTATGCTGATGAGATAAAAGAGGATGATTTGGTTTTCGAGAGTTTTGGAACCAAAGTTGTTGTTGATCCTAAAAGTCTTGAAAATATTGACGGCATGGAAATTGACTATGTGCAAGAAAGTTTATTAAATGAGGGTTTTGATTTCAAAAACCCAAAAGTAAAAGACAGTTGTGGTTGCGGTGAATCTTTTACCGTCTAGCCATTCTAAATAGTAATAGACTAAATTTAACCCCGGCATTTGACCGGGGTTTTGTTTTTCTGCAGGTTTGGTTAATTGTTGGTAAAATGTGCGGATTAAAAATTAAAGGACTTCAGAGATGGAAAAAACATTCTCAATTATTAAGCCAGATGCTGTTTCTAGAAACTTAATTGGGCAAATTACACAGCGATTTGAAGAAAATGGTTTGCGTATTATTGCTTCAAAAAT
Encoded here:
- a CDS encoding 2-isopropylmalate synthase, giving the protein MKDHLVIFDTTLRDGEQSPGASMTKEEKIRIAKQLEKLQVDVIEAGFPAASEGDFESVQAVASIIKDSTICGLARAIENDIRKAGEAIKPANSGRIHTFIATSPIHMEKKLRMSPDEVVERAVWAVKKARDYTDDVEFSPEDAGRSDVDFLCRVIEAVIDAGATTINIPDTVGYNVPHQFGKLFKQLLERIPNSDKAIFSAHCHNDLGLAAANSLAAVRNGARQIECTINGLGERAGNTALEEVVMAIKTRQDIFEVDTRINTREILAASRLVSNITGFAVQPNKAIVGANAFAHESGIHQDGVLKHRETYEIMRAEDVGWSTNKMVMGKHSGRNAFKTRLEELGIDFETEQELNEAFVSFKELADRKHEIYDEDLQSLVTDNNTQRVENESYRLVSLKASTETGESPQAEVTIWTKGSEASALASGSGVVDATFKAIESIVESGSSLLLYSVSNVTNGTDSLGETSVRLEKGGRIVNGQGSDTDIVTASAKAYINALNKLETDVGKEHPQARV
- the rimI gene encoding ribosomal protein S18-alanine N-acetyltransferase; translation: MNQVYEIEQKSYDYPWTLNGFEKSLDQGLNYVFCDADHKMLGYCCILPVLDEAHVLNICVAPKFQKQGIAKQAFLSILDGLKDRDFKIVFLEVRESNYPAQSLYKKLGFSEDGIRKGYYRSQAWDDETQSLIDEKEDAILMSFSIK
- a CDS encoding inositol monophosphatase family protein; translation: MHPLLNIATQAARAAGGNILHHLDRIDQLNIEYKGKNDYVSEVDKEAENTIIQTIKKYYPDHEILAEESGVSHQKGKKSDTRWIIDPLDGTTNFLHQFPQFSVSIAVEVKGKIQHAAIFDPVRDEMFTASRGSGAFINNRRIRVSEQKTLNNALLATGFPYHDFSYLDAYMASLKEFISTTAGIRRAGSAALDLAYVAAGRVDGFWEFNLKPWDIAAGSLIITEAGGLATDFNGGANFLTHGNILAANPKLYKEMAQTLTKTVPVELRK
- a CDS encoding RNA methyltransferase — encoded protein: MIEDYRLDPGLAKIRIVLIETSHPGNIGGIARAMKNMGFSQLVLVNPKEFPSQVASARASSATDVLNDAKVVATLDEALQGTKLVVGASARLRKVSWPQLDVRETAKLALETVAEGEVALVFGREDSGLSNAEMDKCHYLAHIPTNPTYSSLNIVAAVQVFAYECLMATQIESVHRKGYRHKLATTEQLEGFYDHLYQALQDIEFLDPAKNARFMRRMRRLFNRSQLDVKEIDILRGILTAAQRQSLK
- the cysE gene encoding serine O-acetyltransferase, which codes for MFKRLRSDINCVFDRDPAARNTFEVLTTYPGLHAILWYRLAHWFWKKNLKWLARFISGFARWFTGIEIHPAATIGERFFIDHGMGVVIGETAEIGDDCTLYHGVTLGGTSWQKGKRHPTLGNGVVVGAGAKVLGPIEIGDGARVGSNAVVIKPVGVGETVVGIPGRVVTQKSDDVQAKRAKMAEKIGFDAYGVGQEMADPVEKAIYSLLDHIQAQDEKLEKLAKSLAQMGGESIEMDMPELDDVVLEPSDPEQIAHLKKKRSN
- a CDS encoding Rrf2 family transcriptional regulator codes for the protein MKLTSKGRYAVTAMIDIALNQDKGAITLSLISERQGISLSYLEQLFAKLKKADLVTSARGPGGGYRLSRIPGDISISEIIRAVDESVDARKCGGKANCHGGDECLSHELWSELSTTIDSFLKSITLQSVMDKKQSNVKEIAFG
- a CDS encoding iron-sulfur cluster assembly accessory protein is translated as MAVNLTESASDRVKKMIDKRGHGIGLRVATKVSGCAGFSYVVDYADEIKEDDLVFESFGTKVVVDPKSLENIDGMEIDYVQESLLNEGFDFKNPKVKDSCGCGESFTV